Within the Chromobacterium paludis genome, the region ACCCCGACGACGTGGAAGCATTTGAAGAGCCGGCGGCGATTCTGGAATTCGACGCGCATCTGCCGCGCCCGCCAGCCGAGCGGCTGGCTGCCAAGCACAACAACTGCGCAAGCTGCCGCCACTGGCACGGCGAAGCCACCATCCCGGATGCCCGGCAACGAGCCGCCATGCTAGCGGGACTGCCCACGCCGCGGCTGGGCAACGCCACGGTGGGCGTCTGCGCCGCTGGCTACCGCCCGTGGCGGGTGTCCAATCTGGTGGACTGCGCGGACTATCTGCGCTGGCACTATATCGGCGAGTGCGCCCGCATCGATACAGACGGATGCAAACCGTAACCAAAACAAGGATTTAATTTTTGGAAACGGTGCCGATATTAAGTACAGGCAGTACCCGATAGTCTTACCATGGAGAGCAGCCTAGCGGCGAATCCGGAAGCCATCTTCACCTCTGACGACAGCTTAGCGCCATTGCCCGCTACCCTACGCAGACACCCACCAGACCGCGCCCCAGGCCGGGAGCCCTGTAGCTACGGCGACGGTCACGCTGCGAACGATGCGACGAGCGAAGACGCTGGATGGCCGAATAGCCATCCTTAGCAAGGCCACCACGCGCGGTGGCCTTTGTCATGCCAACCGCCTATGCCGCTGCGGTTTTACCAAGCGTTTACGTCTCTTCACGGCAATTGCCGGCATTTTTGCGGTCTATCCCTGTTTAGCCATCGCAATAGGAATAGAAAGCCATGCTGGAGAATTATTTCCCCATTCTGCTGTTCATCGTGGTGGGCCTCCTGGTGGGCGTGCTGCCCATGCAGGCCGGCCGCTTCCTGGGCCCCAACCGGCCGGACCCGGAAAAGCTGTCGCCTTACGAATGCGGCTTCAATGCCTTTGAGGACTCGCGGATGCGCTTCGACGTGCGCTACTACCTGGTGGCCATTCTGTTCATCCTGTTCGATCTCGAAGTGGCCTTCATGATTCCGTGGGCGGTGACGCTGAAGGACGAACTGGGCCTGTTCGGCCTGGGCGCCATGGCGGTGTTCCTGGGTTTCCTGACCATAGGCTTCATCTACGAGTGGAAGAAGGGCGCGCTAAGGTGGGAGTGAGGCGCGGCACGCCCCAATCTGGCTGCCTTGCGGAAAACCATTCGCCCGGCCGGACCCAACAGGCATGATTTTCTGTCCATGACTAGGCCATCGCGCAGCGGGATAGAGTAGCATGCCGCTTTGCCCGCATGCCGCCCGCGCCGGGCCGTTCCGGAAACCGGGCGCTGGCGCGACGCGCGATTGGACGTCCTTCATGAGCAAAACCTCCATCATTCTCACAGCCTGCGTCACGGTGTTTCTGGCGCAGCTGGGCATCACCATGTATCTGCCGGCGCTGCCCACGCTCGCCAAAGTTTTTGCCTGCCCGCCGCAAGATGTGGCGCTGGCCTTGTCGGCTTTTTTGATTGGCATGGCGGCGCCCATGCTGGTTTGGGGCGGCTTGAGCGAGCGCTATGGACGGAAAATCATTCTGTCGATGGCCCTGCTGCTGTATGCGCTATGCAGCGCGGCCATGCCGTTGACGCATCAGGTGGAGGTTTTCATCCTGCTGCGCTTCCTGCAGGGAATGGGCGCCAGCGGCATGTCGGTGATGTCGCGGGTGATGATCAAGGACCACTTCAGCGGCGCGCAGCTGGCCAAGAGCCTGTCCTGGCTCTCCATCGCTTTTGTGGTGTCTTTGGGTGTGGGTCAATTCATGGGGGCGGCGCTGCTGGCCGCACTGGGCTGGCAAGCCATCTTCCTCAGCCTGGGCATCTCCACGCTGGCGCTGCTGCTGGTACTGGCGCGCCAGCCTTCGCCGGCCTCGCCGCGCGCGGACAAGGCGCATTCCGCCCTCCAAGCCTACGCCGCGCTGCTGCGCAGCCGCGGCTTTCTGCTGCCCGCGCTGGCGGGCGGACTGGGCTATTCGGTCATCATCACCTTCAATGCCTGCGCGCCGTTCATCTTCCAAATGCGCTGCATTGGAGCGCGTCGGAATACGGGCTGCTGGGGTGGCCCATCAGCCTGTCTTATTTCGCCGGAGCCTGGCTGGTAAACCGCTACGTGGTCCGGAAAGGACGGCATTTCTTCATCCTGTCAGGCCTGAGCCTGTTGCTGGCCGGCTGCGCGGCGATGCTGCTGGGCGGCATCGCGCAAATCTCCCTGCTGCTGTGGCTGCCCTATTGCCTGGCCGTGATCGGGCAGGCGATGAACTACCCAGTCAGCCTGGCCATCGCCACAGAGAACGCTCCCGTAGACGGCCCGTATGCCATGGCCTTGTGCGGCTTCATGCATCAATTGATGGCCGCGGCCATCGGCGCCATCGCCGGCACCTTGGCCGGCCAGCCCATCTGGCTGTGCGCCGGCCTGATGTGCCTGCTGGCGCTGGCAGCCTTCAGCGCATTAGCGCGCAGCCGCCAGCCCTCAATAGCGCCGATCTAGGACCATGCCCTAAGGGGCGCTTACACCAGATTGCCGCCCAGGATCACCATGGCGAAGCCCAGGTAGATCAGCACGCCGACGAAGTCGCAAATGCTGGTCAGCATGGGCGAGGACAGGGTGGCCGGGTCCGCGCCGAACTTCTTGGCGGCAAACGGCAATACCGCGCCGATGATGGAGCCGGTGACGGTGCAGGCAAACATGGACACGCCCACCACCAGCAGGATGTCGCCGCCGGGGGACTTGGTGAAATGGGCCATCACCACCTCGGCCAGCGCCACCACGCAGGCCAGCATGGTGGCGATCACGATTTCCTTCTTCAACACCAGAAACACGTCCTTGGCCCGGACTTTCAGGTCCTGCAGCGCGATGGAGCGGATAACCAAAGTGGCCACCTGGCTGGCGGAGTTGCCGCCCATGTCCACGATGGCCGGCAGGAAGGCCGCCAGGATGATGGCCTTGTCCAGCAGCTCGGCCTGGCCGGCGATGATGCTGCTGGTCAAGATGCCAAAGGCCGTGAGAATGAGCAGCCACATGGCGCGGACGCGGAAAATGCGCCAGATGCCATCGCGTTTCATGTCCAGATCATTGCCGTCTATGGCGTGGTTGCCGCCGAAATCCACGATATCGTCGGCCACTTCCTTGACGTAATCGGCGTTGACCCAACGCATGCCCTGGGCGTCGGTCATGTAAATCTTGCTGGTTTGATTCATTTGATAGTCCATTTCTTCCTGGCGCCATGTCGCCAGCGCCGCGGCGCATCCGGCCGCGCTGACGGTGCGCGCCAATATCCAGTGGTCGATGACTGGAATACATCATTAAGTATGGGAATCATTGCTTTTCCCTTGGCGCAGGCCCGCCCATCGTCAGGCAGGGTTGAAAAGACCAACCTGCCCGTCTCCAAACGGTAAACAAGCGCTGGCGGGAAACATGCGCCGGAAAAGCGGACGGACGGAAATGCCCTGCCTGCCCCCATGGCTGCCCCTTGCTCATGCGCGAGGACGCAACCGCTCCCGCCGCAGGAAGGCGCCGCCCGTCTTCGCATGACAGACGCAAGGACAGCTCCGCGCCGCAACGGAAAATTACAAGGGAGAGACAGACGCGACTTGCCGCGCCCACCTTCCAGGCCATGCCGACGGGACGGCCGCAGTCCCGCCGCGACCTAGGTCAGCGGGA harbors:
- a CDS encoding NADH-quinone oxidoreductase subunit A translates to MLENYFPILLFIVVGLLVGVLPMQAGRFLGPNRPDPEKLSPYECGFNAFEDSRMRFDVRYYLVAILFILFDLEVAFMIPWAVTLKDELGLFGLGAMAVFLGFLTIGFIYEWKKGALRWE
- a CDS encoding MFS transporter, producing MSKTSIILTACVTVFLAQLGITMYLPALPTLAKVFACPPQDVALALSAFLIGMAAPMLVWGGLSERYGRKIILSMALLLYALCSAAMPLTHQVEVFILLRFLQGMGASGMSVMSRVMIKDHFSGAQLAKSLSWLSIAFVVSLGVGQFMGAALLAALGWQAIFLSLGISTLALLLVLARQPSPASPRADKAHSALQAYAALLRSRGFLLPALAGGLGYSVIITFNACAPFIFQMRCIGARRNTGCWGGPSACLISPEPGW
- a CDS encoding magnesium transporter; translation: MNQTSKIYMTDAQGMRWVNADYVKEVADDIVDFGGNHAIDGNDLDMKRDGIWRIFRVRAMWLLILTAFGILTSSIIAGQAELLDKAIILAAFLPAIVDMGGNSASQVATLVIRSIALQDLKVRAKDVFLVLKKEIVIATMLACVVALAEVVMAHFTKSPGGDILLVVGVSMFACTVTGSIIGAVLPFAAKKFGADPATLSSPMLTSICDFVGVLIYLGFAMVILGGNLV